In the Piscinibacter sp. XHJ-5 genome, one interval contains:
- a CDS encoding alpha/beta fold hydrolase yields the protein MTLSTLVSRRRVLWALATAAALLAGCRTAPPTPSAPDPFQPIVFVHGNGDNAAVWTTTLWRFESNGWPRQRLYAIELPYPLAREDDTKPQEGRTSTAEHMQFLKTEVDKVLKATGARQVVLVGSSRGGYAIRNYIANGGGAAKVSHAVLGGTANHGVWADAQNRPGNEFNGAGPFLTGLNAPKGPQGEEVTPGPKWMTIRSDVNDKFAQPDGAWIGSKGKPTNVSYDGPALKGAENVLITAIDHRETAFGPKAFSAMYRFITGRAPATTAIAPEGRVVLDGKVSGQGPGNDAAKGSYVNNLPLAGARVEVYATDPATGERIGQAVHRKTVGADGLWGPFEASPATPYEFVISAPGYATTHIYRSPFPRSSSIVQLRAERIADADRDGKAVVTLTRPRGYFGIPRDVITLDGKSPPGGIPVGVAGVSTAKLKLLDSPSRSVVGEFNGERIVGRAWPTADNHVVFLELHH from the coding sequence ATGACCCTCAGCACCCTTGTCTCCCGCCGCCGCGTCCTGTGGGCGCTGGCGACTGCCGCCGCGCTGCTCGCCGGCTGCCGCACCGCCCCACCCACGCCGTCGGCGCCCGACCCCTTCCAGCCCATCGTCTTCGTGCACGGCAACGGCGACAACGCCGCCGTGTGGACGACCACGCTGTGGCGCTTCGAGAGCAATGGCTGGCCGCGACAGCGGCTGTACGCGATCGAACTGCCCTACCCGCTGGCGCGCGAGGACGACACCAAGCCGCAGGAAGGCCGCACGTCGACCGCCGAGCACATGCAGTTCCTCAAGACCGAGGTCGACAAGGTGCTCAAGGCGACGGGCGCCCGCCAGGTCGTGCTGGTCGGCAGCTCGCGCGGCGGCTACGCGATCCGCAACTACATCGCCAACGGCGGAGGCGCCGCGAAGGTCTCGCATGCAGTGCTGGGCGGCACGGCGAACCACGGTGTGTGGGCGGATGCGCAGAACCGGCCGGGCAACGAGTTCAACGGCGCGGGCCCTTTCCTCACCGGCCTCAATGCGCCCAAGGGGCCGCAGGGCGAGGAGGTCACGCCGGGCCCCAAGTGGATGACCATCCGCTCCGACGTCAACGACAAGTTCGCGCAGCCCGACGGGGCGTGGATAGGCTCGAAGGGCAAGCCCACCAACGTGAGTTACGACGGGCCGGCGCTGAAAGGCGCCGAGAACGTGCTCATCACCGCCATCGACCACCGCGAGACGGCGTTCGGCCCCAAGGCCTTCTCGGCGATGTACCGCTTCATCACCGGGCGCGCGCCGGCAACGACGGCCATCGCCCCCGAGGGCCGCGTGGTGCTCGACGGCAAGGTGTCGGGACAGGGGCCGGGCAACGACGCGGCCAAGGGCAGCTATGTGAACAACCTGCCGCTGGCTGGCGCGCGCGTCGAGGTGTATGCCACCGACCCGGCCACCGGCGAGCGCATCGGCCAGGCGGTGCACCGCAAGACCGTCGGCGCCGACGGTCTGTGGGGGCCGTTCGAGGCCAGCCCGGCCACGCCGTACGAATTCGTCATCAGCGCGCCGGGCTATGCCACGACGCACATCTACCGCTCGCCTTTCCCGCGCTCGTCATCGATCGTGCAGCTGCGGGCCGAGCGCATCGCCGACGCCGATCGCGACGGCAAGGCGGTCGTCACGCTGACCCGGCCGCGCGGCTACTTCGGCATTCCCCGCGACGTGATCACGCTCGACGGGAAGAGCCCGCCAGGAGGCATCCCGGTCGGCGTGGCCGGCGTGTCCACCGCCAAGCTGAAGCTGCTCGACTCGCCCAGCCGCAGCGTGGTCGGTGAATTCAACGGCGAGCGCATCGTCGGTCGAGCCTGGCCGACGGCCGACAACCACGTGGTGTTTCTCGAGCTCCACCACTGA